A portion of the Magnolia sinica isolate HGM2019 chromosome 17, MsV1, whole genome shotgun sequence genome contains these proteins:
- the LOC131230583 gene encoding uncharacterized protein LOC131230583 — MGNPGPSGGGGICRNDNGTFLFGFSMGYGVGSNNMAKLRTIHDGMLICLEKGFDRVIVESDSKLAIHSLSNQSKTPWKWDSWLSRINRLRSLGTFVFTHILREGSEPANGLAREESLLLQSSIYLHYRCLPPIVQGSFSICYLPQGGT, encoded by the coding sequence ATGGGTAATCCGGGTCCTTCGGGTGGGGGAGGCATATGTAGGAATGATAATGGGACATTTCTATTCGGCTTCTCCATGGGATATGGGGTTGGATCTAATAATATGGCAAAACTTCGCACGATTCACGACGGGATGCTGATATGCTTGGAAAAAGGCTTCGACAGGGTtatagtggaatctgattcaaaATTGGCTATTCATAGCCTCTCTAATCAGTCCAAGACCCCTTGGAAGTGGGATTCTTGGTTGTCTCGTATTAACCGCTTACGTAGCCTGGGTACTTTTGTTTTCACTCACATTCTCAGAGAAGGCAGCGAGCCGGCGAATGGTTTGGCTCGGGAAGAGAGTCTTCTTCTACAGTCCTCGATCTACCTCCATTACAGGTGCCTTCCTCCTATTGTCCAAG